From Arthrobacter sp. FW306-2-2C-D06B, a single genomic window includes:
- the iolD gene encoding 3D-(3,5/4)-trihydroxycyclohexane-1,2-dione acylhydrolase (decyclizing), translated as MTVAQAVVEFLSKQYTVDTVGGSEYRERLIPGTFGIFGHGNVAGVGQALKQYQAADPSIMPYYQGRNEQAQAHQAVGYARHTRRRQTFAISTSIGPGSSNLLTGAALATTNRLPVLLLPSDTFATRAADPVLQQLELPYAYDITVNDAFRPLSKFFDRVSRPEQLFSAFHHGLRVLTDPAETGAVTISLPQDVQAEALDVPEEFLAEREWRIRRPEADDDDIRRAAEAIRAAKRPLIIAGGGVLYAFANEELAKFAELTGIPVGNTQAGVGVLPWDHKFSLGAIGSTGTTAANAIAAEADLIIGIGTRYEDFTTASRTAFQNPDVKFVNINVAAIDAYKHGTVLPIVADARKALVKLNQALGGYRVGADLEQKIADEKKRWDGIVDEAFDTRHTPLPAQNEIIGATNRAMDEQDVVICAAGSLPGDLHKMWRVRDPFGYHVEYAYSCMGYEIPGGLGVKRAALAEAAAGGKDRDVVVMVGDGSYLMMHTELVTAVAERIKLIVVLIQNHGYASIGSLSESLGSQRFGTQYRVLDKEQHSFDAGENLPIDLALNAESLGAKVIRIEPGEKVIAELEQAIRDAKAAPEETGPIVIHIESDPLLDAPSSESWWDVPVSQVSELESTQQAYQTYTDHKNRQRKLLG; from the coding sequence ATGACGGTCGCCCAGGCGGTTGTCGAGTTCCTGTCCAAGCAGTACACGGTGGACACCGTCGGCGGGAGCGAGTACCGGGAGCGCTTGATTCCGGGCACTTTCGGGATCTTCGGACACGGCAACGTCGCCGGCGTGGGCCAGGCCCTCAAGCAGTACCAGGCCGCGGATCCGAGCATCATGCCGTACTACCAGGGCCGTAACGAGCAGGCCCAGGCGCACCAGGCCGTCGGCTATGCCCGGCACACCCGGCGCCGGCAGACCTTTGCGATCAGCACCTCGATCGGCCCGGGTTCCTCGAACCTGCTCACCGGTGCGGCGCTGGCCACCACCAACCGGCTGCCGGTGCTGCTCCTGCCTAGCGACACCTTCGCCACCCGGGCCGCGGACCCGGTGCTGCAACAGCTCGAGCTGCCCTACGCCTACGACATCACGGTCAACGACGCCTTCCGTCCGCTGTCCAAGTTCTTCGACCGGGTGTCCCGGCCCGAGCAGCTGTTCTCCGCGTTCCACCACGGCCTGCGTGTCCTGACGGACCCAGCTGAGACAGGTGCCGTGACCATTTCGCTGCCGCAGGACGTCCAGGCCGAAGCCTTGGATGTCCCGGAGGAGTTCCTCGCCGAGCGCGAGTGGCGGATTCGCCGCCCGGAAGCAGACGACGACGACATCCGCCGCGCCGCCGAGGCCATCCGCGCCGCGAAACGGCCTTTGATCATCGCCGGCGGCGGCGTCCTCTACGCCTTCGCCAACGAAGAGCTCGCCAAGTTCGCCGAACTGACCGGCATCCCGGTGGGCAACACCCAGGCCGGCGTCGGCGTCCTTCCGTGGGACCACAAGTTCTCGCTGGGTGCCATCGGCTCCACGGGCACGACGGCGGCGAACGCCATCGCGGCGGAGGCTGACTTGATCATCGGCATCGGTACCCGTTATGAGGACTTCACGACGGCGTCGCGCACTGCGTTCCAGAACCCCGACGTGAAGTTCGTCAACATCAACGTGGCCGCGATCGACGCGTACAAGCACGGTACCGTGCTGCCGATCGTCGCCGACGCCCGCAAGGCCCTCGTCAAGCTGAACCAGGCACTCGGCGGCTACCGTGTCGGCGCGGACCTCGAGCAGAAGATCGCGGACGAGAAGAAGCGCTGGGACGGCATCGTGGACGAAGCCTTCGATACCCGCCACACGCCGCTCCCGGCCCAGAACGAGATCATCGGCGCCACCAACCGGGCCATGGACGAGCAGGACGTTGTCATCTGCGCCGCTGGTTCCCTGCCCGGTGACCTGCACAAGATGTGGCGGGTCCGCGATCCCTTCGGCTACCACGTGGAATATGCCTACTCGTGCATGGGCTACGAAATCCCAGGTGGCTTGGGCGTCAAGCGCGCCGCGTTGGCCGAGGCCGCCGCGGGGGGCAAGGACCGCGACGTCGTGGTCATGGTGGGGGACGGCTCCTACCTGATGATGCACACCGAACTGGTCACCGCCGTCGCCGAACGCATCAAGCTGATCGTGGTCCTCATCCAGAACCACGGCTACGCCTCCATCGGTTCGCTCTCCGAGTCGCTGGGCTCGCAGCGCTTCGGCACCCAGTACCGGGTCCTTGACAAGGAACAGCACTCCTTCGACGCCGGTGAGAACCTGCCCATCGACTTGGCCCTCAACGCCGAGTCCCTCGGCGCGAAGGTGATCCGGATCGAACCGGGGGAGAAGGTCATCGCCGAACTCGAACAAGCCATCCGCGACGCGAAAGCGGCACCGGAAGAGACCGGGCCGATTGTCATCCACATCGAATCGGACCCCCTGCTTGACGCCCCGAGCTCCGAATCCTGGTGGGACGTTCCCGTTTCGCAGGTCTCCGAACTCGAGTCCACGCAGCAGGCCTACCAGACGTACACCGACCACAAGAACCGCCAGCGCAAGCTGCTCGGCTAA
- a CDS encoding Cgl0159 family (beta/alpha)8-fold protein: MSFNDDPRRYEHLSAIRLEDPDAVARAAAARRRHPGLKYGSQNFIVAADHPARGALSVGADPVAMADRRTLLDRLQIALANPAVDGVLASPDIMDDLLLLGALEGKLVFGSMNRGGLAGLVNEIDDRFTGHTAAALDALGADGGKMLTRICLGDPDTASILEATAKAVDSLAARKLIAMVEPFLSVREANGKVRNDLSPDAVIKSVAIAQGLGSTSAYTWMKLPVVAEMERVMAATTLPTVLLGGDPDAGQDEVFASWQAALALPGVQGLTVGRTLLYPADGDVAGAVATAASLLKTPALLKTPAKVSE, encoded by the coding sequence TTGAGCTTCAATGATGACCCCCGCCGTTACGAGCACCTCAGTGCCATCCGGCTTGAAGATCCCGACGCCGTTGCCCGCGCCGCCGCCGCACGTCGCCGCCACCCCGGGCTGAAGTACGGCTCCCAGAACTTCATCGTCGCAGCCGACCACCCCGCCCGCGGCGCGCTGAGCGTCGGCGCCGACCCGGTGGCCATGGCCGACCGGCGGACCCTGCTCGACCGACTGCAGATCGCCTTGGCGAATCCCGCCGTCGACGGTGTCCTGGCTTCGCCGGACATCATGGATGACCTGCTCCTGCTCGGGGCGCTTGAGGGCAAGCTTGTCTTCGGCTCGATGAACCGCGGCGGCCTCGCGGGGCTGGTCAACGAAATCGACGACCGTTTCACGGGCCACACAGCAGCTGCCTTGGATGCCCTCGGTGCCGACGGCGGGAAGATGCTCACCCGGATCTGCCTCGGTGACCCGGATACGGCGTCGATCCTTGAGGCCACGGCCAAGGCGGTGGACTCTCTCGCGGCGCGCAAGCTCATCGCGATGGTGGAACCGTTCCTGTCCGTCCGCGAGGCGAACGGCAAGGTCCGCAACGACCTTTCCCCGGACGCGGTCATCAAGTCGGTGGCGATTGCGCAGGGCCTTGGTTCCACGAGCGCCTACACGTGGATGAAACTCCCGGTCGTGGCCGAGATGGAACGCGTCATGGCCGCCACCACACTTCCCACGGTCCTGTTGGGCGGAGATCCGGATGCGGGCCAGGATGAGGTCTTTGCCAGCTGGCAAGCAGCGCTTGCCCTGCCGGGAGTCCAGGGATTGACTGTGGGACGGACCCTTTTGTATCCGGCCGACGGGGACGTGGCCGGGGCCGTGGCCACGGCCGCCTCCCTCTTGAAAACGCCAGCGCTGCTGAAGACACCTGCGAAAGTATCGGAGTAA
- a CDS encoding tautomerase family protein: MPLVRIDVNQGRTPSQLGDLSKRIHDAILAEYGIPERDYFHIITEHPAGQIVAQDAGLGFERSSGVVMIQIFTQGGRSREAKQSLFAAIAARLGEIGIAGEDVFLGYVENSADDWSFGFGRAQYVTGELAVPAR; encoded by the coding sequence ATGCCCCTCGTCCGCATTGATGTCAACCAAGGCCGCACGCCAAGCCAGCTGGGCGACCTCAGCAAGCGAATCCACGATGCCATCCTCGCCGAGTACGGCATCCCCGAGCGCGACTACTTCCACATCATCACCGAGCATCCCGCGGGCCAGATTGTTGCGCAGGACGCCGGTCTTGGTTTCGAACGAAGTTCCGGCGTGGTCATGATCCAGATATTCACCCAGGGTGGACGGAGTCGCGAAGCCAAGCAGTCCTTGTTCGCGGCTATCGCGGCCCGGCTCGGCGAGATAGGTATCGCAGGCGAGGATGTCTTCCTGGGGTACGTCGAAAACAGTGCCGATGACTGGTCCTTCGGCTTTGGCCGCGCCCAGTATGTCACTGGCGAGCTTGCCGTTCCCGCGCGGTAA
- the sucC gene encoding ADP-forming succinate--CoA ligase subunit beta, with product MDLFEYQARDMFEAHGVPVLAGIVAHTPEEAKAAAENIGGVTVVKAQVKVGGRGKAGGVKVAKSADEALEHATNILGMDIKGHTVNKVMIAQGADIAEEYYFSVLLDRANRNYLAMCSVEGGMEIEQLAVERPEALAKVAIDPAVGIDQAKADEIVAAAGFAEELRGKVASVILKLWDVFKKEDATLVEVNPLVKTGAGDIVALDGKVSLDENAGFRHPKHAHLEDKDAADPLEAKAKAQDLNYVKLDGSVGIIGNGAGLVMSTLDVVAYAGENHGNVKPANFLDIGGGASAEVMAAGLDVILGDEQVKSVFVNVFGGITACDAVAKGIVGALAELGVHANKPLVVRLDGNNVEEGRRILAEANHPLVTLAATMDEGADKAAELANAAK from the coding sequence GTGGACCTGTTTGAATATCAGGCGCGCGATATGTTCGAAGCGCACGGTGTACCCGTGCTCGCCGGCATCGTGGCGCACACTCCTGAAGAAGCAAAGGCTGCTGCCGAGAACATCGGCGGCGTGACCGTCGTCAAGGCGCAGGTAAAGGTCGGTGGCCGTGGCAAGGCCGGCGGTGTCAAGGTCGCAAAGTCCGCTGACGAAGCGCTTGAGCACGCCACCAACATCCTTGGCATGGACATCAAGGGCCACACCGTCAACAAGGTCATGATCGCCCAGGGCGCCGACATTGCTGAGGAATACTACTTCTCCGTCCTGCTGGACCGGGCCAACCGCAACTACTTGGCCATGTGCTCCGTTGAAGGCGGCATGGAAATCGAGCAGCTTGCCGTTGAGCGCCCCGAGGCGCTCGCCAAGGTCGCGATCGATCCCGCAGTCGGAATCGACCAGGCCAAGGCCGACGAAATCGTTGCGGCTGCTGGTTTCGCCGAGGAACTTCGCGGCAAGGTTGCTTCCGTCATCCTGAAGCTCTGGGACGTCTTCAAGAAGGAAGACGCAACCCTTGTTGAGGTCAACCCGTTGGTCAAGACCGGCGCTGGCGACATCGTCGCCCTTGATGGCAAGGTCTCGCTGGACGAGAACGCCGGCTTCCGCCACCCCAAACACGCTCACCTTGAGGACAAGGACGCAGCTGATCCGCTCGAGGCCAAGGCCAAGGCGCAGGACCTCAACTACGTGAAGCTTGACGGCTCGGTCGGCATCATCGGCAACGGCGCCGGTCTTGTGATGTCCACCCTCGACGTCGTTGCCTACGCAGGCGAAAACCACGGCAACGTCAAGCCGGCCAACTTCCTGGACATCGGCGGTGGAGCTTCCGCTGAGGTCATGGCCGCCGGCCTGGACGTCATCCTCGGTGACGAGCAGGTCAAGAGCGTTTTCGTGAACGTCTTCGGTGGCATCACCGCTTGTGACGCTGTGGCGAAGGGCATCGTCGGCGCATTGGCCGAGCTTGGTGTCCACGCCAACAAGCCGTTGGTTGTCCGTCTCGATGGCAACAACGTCGAAGAGGGCCGCCGCATCCTGGCCGAGGCCAACCACCCGCTGGTTACCCTGGCAGCCACCATGGACGAGGGCGCCGACAAGGCCGCCGAACTCGCCAACGCAGCGAAGTAA
- the sucD gene encoding succinate--CoA ligase subunit alpha: protein MSIYLNKDSKVIVQGITGGEGTKHTALMLKAGTNIVGGVNARKAGTTVLHGDKEITVFGTVKEAIAETGADVSIVFVPPAFTKSAVVEAIEAGIGLVVVITEGVPVQDSAEFWALAQATVDADGNQITRIIGPNCPGIITPGEALVGITPANITGKGPIGLVSKSGTLTYQMMYELRDLGFSTAIGIGGDPVIGTTHIDALAAFEADPETKAIVMIGEIGGDAEERAADFIKANVTKPVVGYVAGFTAPEGKTMGHAGAIVSGSAGTAQAKKEALEAAGVKVGKTPSETAKLLREVFAAL from the coding sequence ATGTCTATTTATCTGAACAAGGACTCCAAGGTCATCGTCCAGGGCATCACCGGCGGCGAAGGCACCAAGCACACCGCCCTGATGCTCAAGGCCGGCACCAACATCGTCGGTGGCGTCAACGCCCGCAAGGCCGGCACCACGGTGCTCCACGGCGACAAGGAAATCACCGTCTTCGGCACCGTCAAGGAAGCCATTGCGGAGACCGGCGCCGACGTCTCGATCGTCTTCGTTCCGCCGGCATTCACCAAGTCCGCCGTCGTTGAAGCCATCGAAGCAGGCATCGGCCTTGTCGTTGTCATCACCGAAGGCGTGCCGGTCCAGGACTCTGCCGAGTTCTGGGCACTCGCCCAGGCCACGGTGGACGCTGACGGCAATCAGATCACCCGCATCATCGGGCCGAACTGCCCCGGCATCATCACCCCCGGCGAGGCCTTGGTTGGCATCACCCCGGCAAACATCACGGGCAAGGGTCCCATCGGCTTGGTCTCCAAGTCCGGTACCTTGACCTACCAGATGATGTACGAACTGCGCGACCTTGGCTTCTCCACGGCCATCGGCATCGGTGGCGACCCCGTCATCGGCACCACCCACATCGACGCCCTGGCTGCGTTCGAGGCTGACCCGGAGACCAAGGCAATCGTCATGATCGGCGAAATCGGTGGCGACGCAGAAGAGCGCGCAGCCGACTTCATCAAGGCCAACGTCACCAAGCCGGTTGTCGGCTACGTCGCAGGCTTCACCGCTCCCGAGGGCAAGACCATGGGCCACGCCGGCGCCATCGTCTCCGGCTCCGCGGGTACGGCACAGGCCAAGAAGGAAGCTCTCGAAGCTGCAGGCGTGAAGGTCGGCAAGACGCCGTCCGAGACGGCCAAGCTCCTCCGCGAGGTCTTCGCAGCCCTCTAG
- the iolC gene encoding 5-dehydro-2-deoxygluconokinase has protein sequence MTHELLTIGRISVDIYPNDIGVGLEDVQSFGKYLGGSPSNVAVAAARHGRRSGVITRTGDDPFGIYLHRELRKFKVDDAFVTPVPGLQTPATFCAIQPPHDFPLYFYGRFPTAPDLQIKAEELDLDAIKDAGIFWSTVTGLCQEPSRSAHLAAHEARPRTGLNEGQYTILDLDYRPMFWASEDEARAEVAKILPHVTVAIGNDKECAVAVGEGTPDEQADRLLAAGVEIAVVKLGPEGVMAKTRTERVVSAPVPVETVNGLGAGDSFGGAFCHGLLSGWPLARILDYANAAGAIVASRLSCADAMPTPEEVTSLLAERGRLTPAVTNAAVSEGATR, from the coding sequence GTGACCCACGAACTGCTCACCATCGGGCGCATCAGCGTTGATATCTACCCGAACGACATCGGTGTGGGACTGGAGGACGTGCAGTCCTTCGGCAAGTATCTTGGCGGCTCGCCGTCCAACGTGGCCGTTGCCGCCGCCCGCCACGGCCGCCGATCCGGCGTGATTACTCGAACGGGCGATGACCCCTTCGGCATCTACCTGCACCGCGAGCTGCGCAAGTTCAAGGTCGACGACGCGTTCGTCACCCCGGTGCCGGGCCTTCAGACCCCGGCCACGTTCTGCGCGATCCAGCCACCGCACGACTTCCCGTTGTACTTCTACGGCCGTTTCCCCACGGCGCCGGACCTGCAGATCAAGGCCGAGGAACTCGACCTGGACGCCATCAAGGACGCCGGCATCTTCTGGTCCACCGTGACCGGCCTCTGCCAGGAACCCAGCCGTTCCGCCCACCTCGCAGCACACGAGGCCCGGCCGCGCACAGGACTGAACGAGGGCCAGTACACCATCCTCGACCTGGACTACCGGCCCATGTTCTGGGCTTCCGAGGACGAGGCCCGGGCAGAGGTTGCCAAGATCCTGCCGCACGTCACGGTGGCCATCGGCAATGACAAGGAATGCGCCGTCGCGGTTGGTGAAGGAACCCCGGACGAGCAGGCCGACCGCCTCCTGGCCGCCGGCGTCGAGATCGCCGTCGTCAAGCTCGGCCCCGAAGGTGTCATGGCCAAGACCCGCACCGAACGCGTCGTCTCCGCTCCCGTCCCCGTGGAGACCGTCAACGGGCTGGGCGCGGGCGACTCCTTCGGCGGTGCCTTCTGCCACGGACTGCTCTCCGGCTGGCCTTTGGCCCGGATCCTGGACTACGCCAATGCCGCCGGCGCGATCGTCGCCTCCCGCCTCTCCTGCGCCGACGCGATGCCGACGCCGGAGGAAGTCACCTCGTTGCTCGCCGAACGCGGCCGCTTGACCCCTGCCGTCACCAACGCAGCAGTTTCCGAAGGAGCAACACGTTGA
- a CDS encoding sensor histidine kinase gives MRGKRGVWTTRPGVVSKYGTLLGLCITTASSFFLAAAKPLEPWEFVGAYLVLAAVLAFFALMLHSDAWPQRLAVLLGLILLAELLGSEQRDEFNPVFLPYALVLSASSVLVLSMRKTWPSILFTFMAFLLVLGYTVISASAVGVRPASAFILTATWIITLAMRLGGPRALALYWGDFAVRQESVAAHIVAQNRRSSVAWNTRHLHDTALRTLTVIGRQGAGLSSKELGEMLDAGTSPGSTARPGPPLPGWTGVDFGASTSLETPERGGLADRLRRIAEKRARDGFSVEIHGMTGPLTEPVQAALLAAVDECILNADRHASAGHVDVLLSGTSDHVSVVVSDSGCGFDPSNVPADRLGVKESVLARMRDAGGRAQVFSAPGRGTTILLEAVAA, from the coding sequence ATGCGGGGAAAACGAGGGGTTTGGACTACGCGCCCCGGTGTGGTGTCGAAATACGGAACCCTCCTGGGGTTGTGCATCACCACTGCCTCAAGCTTCTTCCTGGCTGCGGCCAAGCCACTCGAGCCGTGGGAATTCGTGGGCGCGTACCTTGTCCTTGCCGCGGTCCTCGCCTTCTTCGCCCTGATGCTCCACTCGGATGCGTGGCCGCAGCGGCTGGCGGTTCTGCTCGGGCTGATCCTGCTCGCGGAACTGTTGGGCTCCGAACAACGCGACGAGTTCAATCCCGTTTTCCTCCCTTACGCCCTGGTCCTTTCGGCAAGTTCCGTCCTCGTCCTCTCGATGCGCAAAACCTGGCCCTCGATCCTGTTCACATTCATGGCGTTCCTTCTCGTCCTGGGGTACACGGTTATCTCCGCCTCGGCGGTCGGAGTCCGTCCCGCGAGCGCTTTCATACTGACGGCGACCTGGATTATCACCTTGGCGATGCGGCTTGGCGGACCACGGGCCTTGGCCCTGTATTGGGGGGATTTCGCCGTGCGCCAGGAGTCCGTGGCAGCCCATATCGTGGCACAGAACCGGCGCAGCTCCGTCGCGTGGAACACGAGGCATTTGCACGACACCGCCCTGCGCACCCTCACCGTGATCGGCCGCCAAGGCGCCGGTCTGTCGTCGAAGGAACTGGGAGAAATGCTCGACGCCGGCACCTCCCCAGGATCGACGGCCCGGCCGGGACCCCCGCTGCCAGGGTGGACCGGCGTCGACTTCGGCGCTTCGACATCCCTCGAGACACCGGAACGCGGCGGCCTCGCCGACCGGCTGCGCCGGATCGCCGAGAAGCGGGCACGGGATGGCTTCAGCGTGGAGATCCACGGGATGACCGGACCGCTGACCGAACCTGTCCAGGCTGCCCTCCTGGCGGCAGTGGATGAATGCATCCTGAACGCCGACAGGCACGCCAGCGCGGGACATGTGGATGTCCTGCTCTCCGGGACCTCGGATCACGTATCAGTAGTGGTCAGCGATTCCGGTTGTGGATTCGACCCTTCGAACGTCCCCGCCGACAGGCTGGGCGTCAAGGAATCCGTCCTTGCCCGGATGCGCGACGCCGGTGGACGTGCACAAGTCTTTTCCGCGCCTGGGCGAGGCACCACGATCCTGCTCGAAGCTGTGGCCGCATGA
- the pcrA gene encoding DNA helicase PcrA, with protein MDMLFDPYADGPFKAASRAATKAAPAMLSRAGSGAAPGGSAPGDPATVGGPSWGGTPSGGQDRGHSGLPSAEALLEGLNPQQEEAVKHAGSPLLIVAGAGSGKTRVLSNRIAYLIATRRAHHGEILAITFTNKAAAEMRERIEALVGARAKAMWISTFHSSCVRILRREAANVGLNSNFSIYDSADSLRLITLVAKNLDLDPKKFAPKAIQHKISALKNELIDDDAFASSANYNEPFEQAVAEVFKGYTQRLRQANAMDFDDLIAQTVYMFRAFPALAESYRRRFRHVLVDEYQDTNHAQYALVREIVGEGPQASELTVVGDSDQSIYAFRGADIRNIVEFEKDYPEARTIKLEQNYRSTQNILSAANSVISRNPNRPDKKLWTAEGDGEKIIGYVGENEHDEAQFIAKEIDRLQDEEGLRPGDVAIFYRTNAQSRSIEDVLVRVGLPYKVVGGTRFYERKEIKDALAYLRVLVNPDDDVNLRRVLNEPKRGIGDRAEGALAALAERERTSFMTAARKADQAPGMATRSVNAVLGFVKLLDDLAEVASGSGAAAALEAVLEQTGYLAGLRASTDPQDESRVENLAELVAVVREYERDNPEGSLGEFLEQVSLVADADQIPDAPEGSSEDAAAAVAEAKRMGVVTLMTLHTAKGLEFPVVFLTGMEHGLFPHQRSATDPKELAEERRLAYVGLTRARKRLYVTRSEVRSMWGQSQYNPASQFLEEIPTGLVEWKREGTSRQVSGWGNAPIGSGRYGGSFWGAGTSRGAAASATAGFNADVPAAVVRNRVQPQKEVVAVVVGDKVNHTSFGNGTVIGIEGTGDKTVAKVTFDVGEKRLLLRYAPLTKLDS; from the coding sequence ATGGATATGTTGTTTGACCCGTACGCGGATGGCCCCTTCAAAGCTGCAAGCCGAGCTGCCACCAAGGCCGCTCCGGCCATGCTTTCACGCGCCGGAAGCGGCGCTGCTCCGGGTGGCTCTGCGCCCGGCGACCCTGCGACGGTTGGGGGCCCGTCCTGGGGTGGCACACCCAGCGGCGGGCAAGACCGGGGCCACTCGGGCTTGCCGTCTGCGGAGGCACTGCTCGAAGGATTGAACCCCCAGCAGGAGGAAGCCGTCAAACATGCCGGCAGCCCCTTGCTGATCGTGGCCGGAGCGGGTTCAGGCAAAACCCGCGTGCTGTCGAACCGCATTGCGTACCTGATCGCCACCAGGCGGGCCCACCACGGCGAGATCCTGGCCATTACCTTCACCAACAAAGCGGCCGCGGAAATGCGGGAACGCATCGAGGCCCTTGTGGGTGCCCGCGCCAAGGCCATGTGGATCTCCACGTTCCACTCCTCCTGCGTGCGCATCCTGCGGCGCGAAGCTGCCAACGTGGGACTGAACTCCAACTTCTCCATCTACGACTCCGCGGACTCCCTGCGGCTCATCACCCTCGTAGCGAAGAACCTGGACCTTGACCCCAAGAAGTTCGCCCCCAAGGCCATTCAGCACAAGATCTCGGCCCTCAAGAACGAGCTCATCGACGACGACGCGTTCGCCTCCAGTGCCAATTACAACGAACCCTTCGAGCAGGCCGTGGCCGAGGTCTTCAAGGGCTACACGCAGCGCTTGCGCCAGGCCAATGCCATGGACTTCGACGACCTCATCGCGCAGACCGTGTACATGTTCCGGGCCTTCCCTGCGCTCGCGGAGTCCTACCGGCGTCGGTTCCGCCACGTACTCGTGGACGAATACCAGGACACCAACCACGCCCAGTACGCATTGGTCCGCGAAATCGTCGGCGAGGGTCCGCAGGCGAGCGAGCTGACCGTCGTCGGCGACTCCGACCAATCCATCTACGCCTTCCGCGGTGCGGACATCCGCAACATCGTCGAATTCGAGAAGGACTACCCGGAAGCCCGCACCATCAAGCTGGAGCAGAACTACCGCTCCACCCAGAACATCCTGAGCGCGGCGAACTCCGTTATTTCGCGCAACCCCAACCGCCCGGACAAGAAACTCTGGACGGCCGAGGGCGACGGCGAGAAGATCATCGGCTACGTGGGGGAGAACGAGCACGACGAAGCCCAGTTCATCGCCAAAGAGATCGACCGGCTCCAGGACGAGGAGGGCCTGCGTCCTGGCGACGTCGCCATTTTCTACCGCACCAACGCCCAGTCACGCTCCATTGAAGACGTCCTCGTCCGCGTTGGCCTGCCGTACAAAGTGGTGGGCGGTACCCGATTCTACGAACGCAAGGAAATCAAGGACGCCCTCGCGTACCTTCGCGTCCTGGTGAACCCCGACGACGACGTCAATTTGCGCCGCGTCCTCAACGAACCCAAGCGCGGAATCGGCGATCGTGCCGAAGGCGCCCTGGCGGCGCTCGCCGAACGCGAGCGCACATCGTTCATGACCGCGGCACGCAAGGCGGACCAGGCCCCCGGCATGGCCACCCGCTCCGTGAACGCGGTCCTGGGCTTCGTGAAGCTCCTGGATGACCTGGCCGAGGTGGCCTCGGGTTCCGGGGCGGCGGCAGCATTGGAAGCTGTCCTGGAACAGACCGGTTACCTGGCCGGGCTCCGCGCCAGCACCGATCCGCAAGACGAATCCCGCGTGGAAAACCTCGCCGAATTGGTGGCGGTGGTCCGGGAATACGAGCGCGACAACCCGGAAGGCTCGCTGGGCGAGTTCCTCGAGCAAGTCTCCCTCGTAGCCGACGCCGACCAGATCCCGGACGCTCCGGAGGGATCTTCCGAGGACGCAGCCGCCGCCGTGGCAGAGGCCAAGCGGATGGGCGTGGTCACGCTCATGACCCTCCACACGGCGAAGGGCTTGGAATTCCCCGTCGTCTTCCTCACCGGCATGGAACACGGGCTGTTCCCGCACCAGCGGTCCGCAACGGATCCCAAAGAACTGGCAGAGGAGCGTCGCCTGGCCTATGTGGGCCTCACCCGTGCACGGAAGCGCCTTTACGTGACCCGCTCGGAGGTCCGCAGCATGTGGGGCCAGAGCCAATACAACCCCGCCAGCCAGTTCCTCGAGGAGATCCCCACCGGTCTCGTGGAGTGGAAGCGCGAAGGCACGTCCCGCCAAGTGAGCGGATGGGGCAACGCCCCCATCGGCTCCGGGCGTTACGGCGGCTCCTTCTGGGGGGCCGGAACGTCGCGCGGGGCTGCCGCCAGCGCTACGGCGGGCTTCAACGCCGACGTGCCGGCCGCCGTCGTACGCAACCGTGTCCAGCCGCAAAAGGAAGTGGTCGCCGTCGTCGTGGGGGACAAAGTGAACCACACGAGCTTCGGCAACGGCACCGTGATCGGCATCGAAGGCACCGGTGACAAGACCGTGGCAAAGGTGACGTTCGACGTCGGCGAGAAACGGCTGCTGCTGCGTTACGCGCCGCTGACCAAACTGGATTCCTAG